The DNA segment GCTGAATCAGGAGTAGGCCTTAATCCCCTGAACCCATATGTGCAGCTTAGCTGACAGACTTCTTATTCTCAGATTGTCATAGCCTGAGGAGAAGGGCTAAAATAGCTTAGGTTGGTGCAGGCTGCCAAAATGGTTGGATTGAGACTCACCCAgagttttctgtttctgctcAGTCTTTCACTAAGGATGACCAGTTAGTGTGAAGTAAATGGTCAGGTTTATATTTTAAAGTGTCAGAGTCAGATTTGGATGCTGCTTCAATACTACTTTTCTGCAAGACCTGGTTACCTTACAGCTGTTGAGAAATaagctttttttaaatgtagagGAAAGAAATGACAAGGCCCTTGCTCTGACAGCATATTCCATAGATAGGACTGACCGAATGACGTTATGTTACACAGATGGCTCTACACCCACTGCTGTTGTTTGCAGTGTACTGGGATTGGGCTCTGGAAGAAAACCCCAAGGGCAGGTTTATTTCCCTCCATAAACCTTTCGACTGGTTTAATAACAGTAAGCCACAGGAAATACTCTTGTACCAGTACTGTCTGGGACTTCAGTGTTAATGATTAACTCCATGAGAGTAAAGGAATTGCTGTGGATTGCAGTGTGTGTTCCATATCCATCATGCCTGTGTGAGCACAGTAGTGTCAGTGTGTATTGTGGGGGAATGCTACTTACTCATCCCTTGTGTAAATTCATGCTGAATAAAGGTTGCTTATCTCTCTTTCAACTCCAGGAACTTTCAAACTAACAATAGAATTCACAGAAGAATACCCAAATAAGCCACCTACTGTCAGATTTGTCTCTAAAATGTTTCATCCAAATGGTAAGTACTTAGACAATGCTTGGGTTTACTTTTGCTGTTTTGTTGGAGGTTTGGTGGGGGAAAAGAGAGGGCTGGGGTGTTTTTTGCTATAGCTTGCTGTATAAAATGTCTGTTTATTATAAAAGATTCACTAATAAGGCAGCACAATTCCAGTGTGGCTGTGTAACTTTGGTGAGGATGGATATGTGAGCAGtgctcaggctggaaaagaaaggGGCAATAGAAGGAGCCTCTTACCTTTCAGGAGTTACAGCACAGTACTGATGAGACACTCAACTGCCTGTTAAGCCTGACAGAAGAATGTTTTGTACTTAAATAGCAGTGCTTTGGACTTCTGTCTGTATGTATGGTAGACATAGCATAGTGACACCAGTGAATGCAGCTGTCATCTGTCACTTCCCCAAAATGCCTGTAGGAATGGTGCACCATGAAGTGTAGTGTTAGGGTCCAGCTATAGCCAGTGGCAGCAGGGTTGTTTGATTAATCCCCTTCCTTGGTACCTAAAGGCTGGAGAGGTATTCCTTGCCTTTGTGCTGAAGTACCAGAAACCTTCCAACCTGGCAAGTGTGGGTGCAGTGCAGGGAGGGAAGGTTCTCATGGAGCTGCTGTGAGTAAGGTGACTGGGCTCTGTTGTAGAGATGTCATGGGGAAACCTTGAGTGTGAACAACTGTTTGTGGGTGTTCTTTGTTTGGTTCACTTCTGGGTAGCTAACATTTTTTTATCTTAAATCTGTTCATGGTTTTCCACAGCAGTAGTTGCAATGAGAAGTTTGTGAGAGAATAACCAGCGGTTGAGTTTAAATACTTCAGGCTTCTGTTGGTGAGGAGCTTCACTCTTCCTACCTAGAGGCCTCTTTGCAGTATTTCAGCCTGTCAGACACCATGGGCTGTGGCAGTGTGTCTGTACACAGGTTTTCAGGAGTGGGCAATACTAGGGAGAAAAGCCAGTAGCTGTACAAGTTGTGTTTTAAGCTGGTTTTTTTGACCCTTTCCAGTCTATGCAGACGGTAGTATATGTCTGGATATCCTTCAGAATCGCTGGAGCCCCACTTATGATGTCTCCTCCATCTTAACATCCATACAGGTAAAAGAACTCTGCATGAAGAGACAGAATTGCATTAGGATGCTTTGACAAAAACAGCTCAGGGaacctttttccccctctcctaAGAGCCAGTATAGCAGCTATGATATTGGCAAAGAGTGAATCCTGCCCAGGTGTGAAGTGgccaggcagtgacacaggtgGTCACTGCAGGGCCCACCAGCAATGCTCATCTGTCACAGCAGGTCACCTGCACGgtgcaggggtggcactggtggcCAAAGCCTCTAAAGCCTTCCGGCTGCAGGGGTGCAGTGTGCTGCAGCTGGACTAACATCTCTGCTCTGATAGTATGGCTGCTTTAGAGGATGTGTTGGAAAGCTGTACTTCTCAGTGCCTAAGgatctttttctctttgcacAGTCCCTATTGGATGAGCCAAATCCGAACAGCCCAGCAAACAGCCAGGCAGCTCAGCTATACCAAGAGAATAAGCGGGAATATGAAAAACGGGTTTCTGCAATAGTAGAACAGAGCTGGCGTGACTGTTGACCCAGGATGATGCAAATGAACACTCTGTTGATGAGGAAAATAAACAAAGTGTCCGAGTCATCTTTTTCCTCCTAGCATTTACTTTGCAAGCGAAATAGCTGTTGTGCTGTTGCCACCCTCCCTTGCTGAAGCTTCTTCTCCTTGGACATCAGAACGCACCCACTTTGAAGTCAAACGTTCTGTACTTGGGTTACTTGCAAAAGAGTTACTGATGCTGAATTCATTTTCTGTGGTCCCTCTCCAGTCTTAGGGCAGTATTGTGCATTTCTGTAGTGTACACTAAGCTTTTAATTGTAATTGTGTTATACACAGTGATGCTTATGTGTAGCTTGATAAAAGGGATgtttatatacatacacattTTTTAACTGATATTAACTAAAGTGCTGATGTGTCCGGGCTGGTCACTTACCTCTACTATTGGTTTAGACCCCACTGCATTTCTAAGTACTGGGTGAAGAAATCatcttttgtttcccttttgcATTGGTTTATCAACTCCTTTACTCATGTTAAAAAAATCAACTCTTCGATTGATTGCAGTTCAAAGATTTAGTAAGACCCTGGAATGCTTGTTACTTCTGCACTTCACATGCAAGATTTATGTACAGATCTACATAAATCACTATGGCTGTGGTACTTGGATCTTTGCTGAGTGTGAGAAACAAGcccttttttttattactattttaaagGACATGCCTACAGAAACTGTCAGTAGGTTTCCATAGTCCTGTCACCGAGGCATTACTggacaaaaccaggcagag comes from the Passer domesticus isolate bPasDom1 chromosome 7, bPasDom1.hap1, whole genome shotgun sequence genome and includes:
- the UBE2A gene encoding ubiquitin-conjugating enzyme E2 A, which translates into the protein MSTPARRRLMRDFKRLQEDPPAGVSGAPSENNIMVWNAVIFGPEGTPFEDGTFKLTIEFTEEYPNKPPTVRFVSKMFHPNVYADGSICLDILQNRWSPTYDVSSILTSIQSLLDEPNPNSPANSQAAQLYQENKREYEKRVSAIVEQSWRDC